The nucleotide sequence GTTCAGGGTGATAAGGGGAATGTCGGTCATGCCCCCACCCAACCATCCCGGCGAGGCGCCCTCGTTCAGACTGGGTGCGTCGCGTATGCTTCCTTCGCGGCCACCCGACTCCGCGCCACCCGACGACGCCGGCCGCATCAGCACCGCTTACCCGCCCTGCACCGCCGACCCGAAGGCTTCCCGAGTGCCTCCCGCTCCCGAGCGCCCCGACGACCCGTCGTCGCGCGCGCCCTCCGACCTCCCTCCGGAGGTCGAGCGCACGGCACACGGGCGTCGCCGCAAGACGAGCGGGGGCGACTCCGGTGCCGTCTCGAGGCGGGCCATCCTCACCGCCACCGGGGGAGCAGCCGTGCTCGGCCTCGCCGCGGTCGCCACCTACGTGACCGACCCGTTCGGCAGCCAGGCGGCGCAGGAGCCCGCGAACACCCCGACGCGCGGACCGTCTCCCCGCGCCACCACCCCGACCCCCACCCCCGAAGCCACGGAGACCCCCACGGCCGAGCCGACCCCCACCGAGACCCCGAGCGAGACCGCGACCGCGGAGCCGACTGAGTCGGCTCCTGCGCCCGCCGTAGGCGCCATGCCCGCGGGCGACGTCACCAGCTACGGGATCCGGTGGACGCCCGTCTTCTCGGAGGACTTCACGACGCCCGCCGCGACCGGGCGGGTGCTCTCCGCGTACCCGAAGATGAGCGCCTACATGTCGGGCAAGGACACCTCGGGCTATGGCGAGTACGCCCCGAACCAGGTGCTGAGCGTGCACGACTCGGTGCTCGACTTCCACCTGCACTCCGAGAACGGGCAGCCGCTCGTCGCCTCCGTGCTGCCCGACGACTACGCGCCGCACACGTACTGCCGGGTGTCGATGCGCTACCGCGTGACGTCGGCGCCGGGCTACAAGTTCGTCGGGATCCTCTGGCCGTCGTCGAACGACTGGAACCAGGGCGAGATCGACTGGCCCGAGGGCGACCTCGACGCGCGTGCGCGGCCGGCGTCGCAGGTCGTCGGGCTCCTGAACTCGGCGGGTCAGCACGTCTTCTACCCGCTCGCGCAGTGGTTCGCGCCGACCGACCAGACCGGGTTCCACGTCGCCACCACCGAGTGGAGCCGCGGAATCGTGCGCTTCTACTGGGACGACAAGCCGATCGCCGTGGTCACCCAGGGCGTGCCCACCGCGCCGATGCGCGTCACGCTCCAGGCCGAGACCTGGGTGAACGCGGGCCCGGTGCCCACCTCCGCCGACGCCCACGTCGAGGTCGACTGGGTCGTCATCTACCAGCAGGCCTGACCCGGCACCGCCGCGCGGGGTGTCGGTGGGGCGTGCCAGGATCGGGAGCGTGACCGACATCGAGACCCTCACCCTGCCCGACTCCCGCCTCCTGGACTACCGCGTGAGCGGCCCGGCCGACGGGGTCCCGCTCGTCTTCCACCACGGCACTCCCGGCTCGGTGCTGCCGATCACGGATCTCGAAGAGGCTGCGCACGCCCGCGGCCTGCGGTTCGTCACCTACTCGCGTGCCGGCTACGGCGGCTCCGGCCGCAACGCGGGGCGACGCGTCGTCGACGTGGTGCCTGACATCCAGGCCGTGCTGGCCGCGATCGGCGCCGAGAGCGCCGTCGTCGCGGGCTGGTCGGGCGGCGGTCCGCACAGCCTCGCCAGCGCCGCTCGCCTGCCCGGCGTCAAGGCCGCCCTCGTCATCGCCGGCGTCGCCCCCTACGGTCGGCCCGACCTCGACTTCCTCGCTGGCATGGGCGACGACAACCTCGACGAGTTCGGCGCCGCACTCGAGAGCGAGGCCGCCGTCCGCACCTACCTCGACAAGGCCCGCGAGGGCCTCGTCGACGTGGCGCCGGGCGACATCGTCCGCGAGATGGCATCGCTGCTGCCCGACGTCGACCGCGCAGTGCTCACCGACCGCTACGCCGACGAGCAGGCCGCGAACTTCCGCGAGGCGCTGCGAGTAAGCGCCGACGGCTGGATCGACGACGACCTGGCGTTCATCACCGACTGGGGCTTCGACCTCGACGAGATCGACGTGCCCACGTTCCTCTGGCAGGGCACCGCAGACCTCATGGTCCCGGTGTCGCACGGTCGGTGGTTCGAGCAGCACCTGCCCCGGGCGACCGTCACGATCCTGCCCGACGAAGGCCACCCCTCGATCTCGCTCGGCGCTGTCGACGCGATGCTCGACCAGCTCGTGGCCGCCGCCGGCCTGTAGCCGGGCCCGTCGGCGCGGCACGCGGGCGCGCGTGTAGGCACATCTGCCTGTTGCAGAACTCTCAGGCGCGGCTTACTCTTCAGGCGTCAGCCGCCCGGGGGTGCGGCCCCCGCGAAAGCGGACACCCGAATGATCACAGCTCCTCCTGAAACCAGAGGTGTCTCGTGCGCCCTGCTTCCACTCTCGTCCCTCCCATGGCGAGCATCCCCACCGCCTGGCTCGAGCCCGTCGTCGAGGCGGCCGTCGACGGCATCGAGAGCCCCGCGCGCGTCGCCGCGGCCCTCGCGGCCGCGATCGGCGCCGACCAGGTGCTCACTGCCGACGTCGACTTCGCGGCCGGCGTCTACGTCGTCGAAGACCCGCGATTTCCCGGCAGCCGGTACGACGCCGACGTCCTCCTCACCCCGGAGGGCATGCATCCGGCCGTCACGAGCTACCTCGACGACCTCGGCGACCGCTCGCCCCGACGTGTGTCCGACATCCTGACCGACCGTGAATGGCTCGCGACGGTCGCATACCAGCAGGTGTTCCGCGCCTCGCGGGCGCGCTACCAGCTCAGTCTCGTCACCGAGCTCACGCCGCCGAACATCGGGCGCGGCTGGGTGCTCACCCGGTCGAGCCGCGACTTCTCGGACGCCGACGTCGAGATGGCCGCGCGAATCCTGCCGGCGCTGGCCGTCACCGCCGCTCTCGCACGGAGCGTGGCGGCGAAGAAGGCGGCGCCGGCGATCCTCACCTGGCGCGAGTCCGAGATCCTGCTCTGCCTCTCCCTCGGCGCGTCGGCGGAGGAGACCGGGGCGGAGCTGCACATCAGCCCCCGCACCGTGCGCAAGCACCTCGAGAACATCTACCGGAAGCTCGAGTGCCACGACCGGATCCACGCCCTGCGGAAGGCGCGCGACCTCGGGATCCTCGGTCCGTAGCCCCGGCCGCGGACGGCGAGAGGCCCCGCCCAGCAGATGCTGAGCGGGGCCTCCCACGGCGGATCGCGGTGCGTCAGACCTCGACGCCGGCGATCGCGGCCTGCGTCTGGACCTCGGCGGTCGCGGGCTGGCCGTCGGCGACCTCCTGCAGGGCCGACTGCTTGCGCAGCGGCGGCACCTTGAAGAACCAGGAGAGCACGAAGGCCAGCAGGATCACGGCGAGACCCACCCAGTAGATCGTCACGGCCGAGTTGTTGAACCCCGTGAGGAACGGACGGGTGAGGCGCTTGTCGGCGCCGTTGAGGTACGACGTGTCGCTCGTGTCGGACGTCGACGTGGCGCTCGAGGAGCCGGACGACTTGTTGATCTGCTTGATGATCGTCGGCGCCACCTCCTTCACGACGGCCTGGCGCTGCGACGCGTTCGAGTAGTCGATCGCGAGCTTGCCGTCGATCACGCTGGCGTTCGCCTTGGTGGCCGCGGCCTGCAGGGCGGCGGTCTGGGCGGGGCCGGCGGGCACCTGCGAGGTGATCTGCGTCGTCGCCTTGTCGAGGTTCGCCTGGATGCTCTTCTCGATCGGGGAGACGATCGGGGTCCAGATCTGCTTCATGACGCCCTTGTTCTCGGACGCCGTGGCGACGGCCGGGTTCATGGCGGCGTTGAGCGCGCTCGTCAGGTCGGTCTTGTTCGCGGTCGCCGAGGCGATGTTGCCGCCCAGGATCGAGAACAGCACCGACAGCAGGACGGCCGTGCCCAGCGTTCCGCCGATCTGGCGGAAGAACGTGGCGGACGACGTCGCCACACCCATGTCGCGCGGGGCGACCGAGTTCTGGCTGGCGAGGGTGATGGTCTGCATCAGCTGGCCGATGCCGAGGCCGATGAAGAACATGCCGATCATGAGGAACCACAGCGGCTTGTCGATCGTCATGAAGGTGAGGACGACGTAGCCGACCGCGGTGAACGCGGTGCCGATCACCGGGAAGATCCGGTAGCGGCCGGTGCGCGACACGATCTGACCCGAGACGATCGACGAGATCATCAGGCCGCCGATCATCGGCAGCGTGGCGAAGCCCGACTCGGTCGGCGTGAGGCCGGTGACGATCTGCAGGTACAGCGGGATCGTCAGCATGGCGCCGAACATCGCGAAGCCGACCAGGAAGCCGAGCAGCGTGGCCATCGAGAAGACGCCCGAGCGGAACAGCTTCAGCGGGATGATCGCGTTGTCCTTCATGACCGTCTCGACGATCAGGAAGCCGATCAGGCCGAGGCCGCCGAGGACGAAGCAGGCGATGGTGCCGACCGAGGTCCAGCCCCAGGTGCGGCCCTGCTCGGCCGCGAGGAGCAGCGGGACGAGCGTGACGATGACGAGCGAGGCGCCCCACCAGTCGATGACCGGCTTGGCCTTCTTGTCGAACTTCGGCAGGTGCAGGAACGCGATGACCATGAGCAGCGCGACGATGCCGATCGGCACGTTGATGAGGAAGACCCAGCGCCATCCGGTGATGAAGAGGATCTGGCTCGCACCCGAGAAGACGCCGCCGATCAGCGGGCCGATGACGCTCGAGATGCCGAAGACGGCCAGGAAGTAGCCCTGGTACTTCGCACGCTCGCGGGGAGCGAGGATGTCGCCCATGATGGCGAGCGGCAGCGACATGAGCGCGCCGGCGCCGATGCCCTGGAAGCCGCGGAAGGCGGCGAGCATGATCATCGACGACGAGAACGACGACAGCAGCGAGCCGACGATGAACACCGAGATGCCGAAGATGTAGAGCGGGCGGCGGCCGAAGATGTCGGAGAGCTTGCCGTAGATCGGCGTGGTGATCGTCGAGGCGATCAGGTACGCCGTGGTGACCCAGGCCTGCTGGTTGAGGCCGTGGAGGTCGTCGCCGATCGTGCGGATGGCGGTGCCGACGACGGTCTGGTCGAGGGCGGAGAGGAACATGCCGGCCATGAGGCCGTAGATCACGAGCAGGATCTGACGGTGAGTCATCACCGGCTTCCTGCTGGCAGCCTCGGAGCTGCCGTGCGCCCGGGTGGGCGCGGAGACGTCTGACATTGCGGTCCTTCGGCGTGGTGGGTGAAACGAGCGTGGTGCGTGTGGGGAGGCGGCAGGGGTGCCGGTGTGCGCCGAGTGACAGCGAGACCGCCTCTTTGCGCCTCCGCAATTTTGCAACAACGCAAGATTACACGCCTTGCAGGAATTCGTCGAGTTCTCCGGCGACGAATTCGACCGCGATTTGCGAGCGGTCGCCGTGTGGGCGCAGGAGGTGTGCCGTCGGTGCGCGGATCGCTCAGGTGGCGGTGATCGTGTTCGACGCGAGTGGCTGTGCGCCGGATCCTGCGGCATTGGATGCGATCACCACGAACCAGTACTTGGCACCCTTTTTCAGTCCGCCGATCGTGAGCGTCGTCGACGTGCCGGTGACGGGCGTGCCGCCGTAGGGCGAGGAGAGGCGATAGCTCGTGATGGGCAGTCCGCCGGTGCTGGTCGGGGGAGTGAACGTGACCGTGGCCGTCCCGTTCGGCCCGGCGACGGCGTGCAGCGCGGTCGGGGCTCCCGGTGCGGTCACGACGGTCGGTGCGGTGCCGAAAGTCTTCTCGGTGACGGCGCTCACGTTTCCGCTCGTGTCGACGTCGAAGAGCGCGACGGTGTACTGCTCGTTCGCCTGCAGCGCCGGGAGGGCCGCGCTCGCGCCGCTGACGGTCAAAGGCGTCCCGCTCGTCACCGTCGCACCGCGGCCGTCGCCTTCGACGAGTCGGGCGACGACGTAGGACGAGTCACTCGACGTCGAGGCCTTCCACGTGGCCTTCGTCGACGAGACGGTGAGTGCCGTCGTCGCGGCAGGGGCCGTGGTGTCGCTCCGGTACTGCCAGAGCACGCTGCCCGTCTGCACGTGCGGGTCGGAATCGCACGTCTGGCTGAACGTGACATCGGCCATCGTGGCGAAGCCGGTCGCATCCGTCGTGAACGCCTTGACGTCTTCGCTGCCGGTCGTGTCGCAGCCGAGGCTGTGCACAGTCGCCCGCACGCCGTAGCCGTTCAGATCGAGGATGTAGCCCGTCTTCCGACTGCCGAGAGGAAGCGTGCCGTAGTTCGGGGCCTCGAGAACCACGTTCGCGATCTCGTCGCCGGTGCTCGGATCGTCCGCCTCGAACGAGTACTCGCCGCCGTGCGCCTCGTACATCGCGGCCTTGCCGGCCACCGCGGACGTCGTGACGCCCTTGTCGACCGGGTCGGAGCCGCCGACGGTGATCGACGAAGTGCCGAGGTATGCCGTTCCCGACAGTGACACCGTCTCGGTCGTCGTTCCCACAGGAATCGTCAGCGCCGCGTCAGCGGGTCCGCCCGTCGTCGGGCTGAAGCCGATGAGGAGCGAGCAGGTGGCTCCGGCCGCGAGCGAGGCACCGCACGTGCTCTGCGAGACTCGGTACGCGGCGTGAGACTGCCCCGACGTGACGGGCGTCCCGAGGGCGACCTTGGAGGTGCCCGTGTTGTGCAGCGTCTCCACGGAAGTGAGCGCGGGCGAGCCGACAAACGACTCCGGGAAGACGATGTGGCGCGAGCCGACGATGACGGCCGACGCCGACTCGTTCTCGCCGAAGCGGAACTCGCCCACGCCCTCGATCACCGCGTCGAACCGGGTGATCGTTCCGTCGGTCGGGCTCGATGCGACGTCAAGAACGTCCATGATGTCGCCCGGGGCGTGCGGCGCTGCGTCGGCAAGAGGTACGAGGGTCGTGTCGTCGCCTCCGGGGTACAGGTACGTGCCTGCTACGAGTGGCTTGCCGACGGGCGGAGCGACGTTGAACTGAAGGAAGGAGCCCTTCGGCGTGGCGGTGGCGAGGATTCCGCGGGTCGTGTCGGCGTAGCTGAAGGTGAAGCCCGAGTCGGCGAACGACTGCGCACCCGCCACGTAGGGGTTCGCAGCCGCGAGCTGGATGATCGCGTTCGGCTTCGTGATCACGGGCGCGGACGCCTGCGCGACGCCGGCCGAGCTCAGTCCGACGGCCGCCAGGGCGCCGGCGGTGATGGCAACAGCCGCCACCAGAGTGGTTCTCTTCATCGTGATCCCTCTCCGCCGTCCGGGCGGCGGGCCCCTGTGCAGGATCAAGCGACTCTGCTCCTGGCTGAACTTTATTGCGCAGTGTGCACGTCGTCGGGTGGAACAGGGGTGAGATCGGGGGTGGAACCGCTCTGTGCGACGGTCGAGCGGCACGGACGGCTCCGGCTCGTGGCGGTGCGCCTACAGTGGCCGGGTGAGCACAGGCGACGATCGGCGACGGCGGCTGCAGGAGGCGGCCTTCGGCGGCGACGCCACCGACGAGCAGCGCCGTTTCGCCGCTGCCGAGCTACGGCGCCTCGCGAAGAGCCCCACCGGGTCGCAGGAGCCGGTCCCTCCCGCGCCACGACGCACGTGGCCGATCATCGTCGCCACGGCGGTCGTGGCGCTGGCGGTGGGCGCGGGCGCCGGCTGGGCGGTGGGGC is from Frondihabitans australicus and encodes:
- a CDS encoding alpha/beta fold hydrolase; this translates as MTDIETLTLPDSRLLDYRVSGPADGVPLVFHHGTPGSVLPITDLEEAAHARGLRFVTYSRAGYGGSGRNAGRRVVDVVPDIQAVLAAIGAESAVVAGWSGGGPHSLASAARLPGVKAALVIAGVAPYGRPDLDFLAGMGDDNLDEFGAALESEAAVRTYLDKAREGLVDVAPGDIVREMASLLPDVDRAVLTDRYADEQAANFREALRVSADGWIDDDLAFITDWGFDLDEIDVPTFLWQGTADLMVPVSHGRWFEQHLPRATVTILPDEGHPSISLGAVDAMLDQLVAAAGL
- a CDS encoding glycoside hydrolase family 16 protein, which encodes MPPAPERPDDPSSRAPSDLPPEVERTAHGRRRKTSGGDSGAVSRRAILTATGGAAVLGLAAVATYVTDPFGSQAAQEPANTPTRGPSPRATTPTPTPEATETPTAEPTPTETPSETATAEPTESAPAPAVGAMPAGDVTSYGIRWTPVFSEDFTTPAATGRVLSAYPKMSAYMSGKDTSGYGEYAPNQVLSVHDSVLDFHLHSENGQPLVASVLPDDYAPHTYCRVSMRYRVTSAPGYKFVGILWPSSNDWNQGEIDWPEGDLDARARPASQVVGLLNSAGQHVFYPLAQWFAPTDQTGFHVATTEWSRGIVRFYWDDKPIAVVTQGVPTAPMRVTLQAETWVNAGPVPTSADAHVEVDWVVIYQQA
- a CDS encoding fibronectin type III domain-containing protein, whose amino-acid sequence is MKRTTLVAAVAITAGALAAVGLSSAGVAQASAPVITKPNAIIQLAAANPYVAGAQSFADSGFTFSYADTTRGILATATPKGSFLQFNVAPPVGKPLVAGTYLYPGGDDTTLVPLADAAPHAPGDIMDVLDVASSPTDGTITRFDAVIEGVGEFRFGENESASAVIVGSRHIVFPESFVGSPALTSVETLHNTGTSKVALGTPVTSGQSHAAYRVSQSTCGASLAAGATCSLLIGFSPTTGGPADAALTIPVGTTTETVSLSGTAYLGTSSITVGGSDPVDKGVTTSAVAGKAAMYEAHGGEYSFEADDPSTGDEIANVVLEAPNYGTLPLGSRKTGYILDLNGYGVRATVHSLGCDTTGSEDVKAFTTDATGFATMADVTFSQTCDSDPHVQTGSVLWQYRSDTTAPAATTALTVSSTKATWKASTSSDSSYVVARLVEGDGRGATVTSGTPLTVSGASAALPALQANEQYTVALFDVDTSGNVSAVTEKTFGTAPTVVTAPGAPTALHAVAGPNGTATVTFTPPTSTGGLPITSYRLSSPYGGTPVTGTSTTLTIGGLKKGAKYWFVVIASNAAGSGAQPLASNTITAT
- a CDS encoding helix-turn-helix transcriptional regulator; the protein is MASIPTAWLEPVVEAAVDGIESPARVAAALAAAIGADQVLTADVDFAAGVYVVEDPRFPGSRYDADVLLTPEGMHPAVTSYLDDLGDRSPRRVSDILTDREWLATVAYQQVFRASRARYQLSLVTELTPPNIGRGWVLTRSSRDFSDADVEMAARILPALAVTAALARSVAAKKAAPAILTWRESEILLCLSLGASAEETGAELHISPRTVRKHLENIYRKLECHDRIHALRKARDLGILGP
- a CDS encoding MDR family MFS transporter, with amino-acid sequence MSDVSAPTRAHGSSEAASRKPVMTHRQILLVIYGLMAGMFLSALDQTVVGTAIRTIGDDLHGLNQQAWVTTAYLIASTITTPIYGKLSDIFGRRPLYIFGISVFIVGSLLSSFSSSMIMLAAFRGFQGIGAGALMSLPLAIMGDILAPRERAKYQGYFLAVFGISSVIGPLIGGVFSGASQILFITGWRWVFLINVPIGIVALLMVIAFLHLPKFDKKAKPVIDWWGASLVIVTLVPLLLAAEQGRTWGWTSVGTIACFVLGGLGLIGFLIVETVMKDNAIIPLKLFRSGVFSMATLLGFLVGFAMFGAMLTIPLYLQIVTGLTPTESGFATLPMIGGLMISSIVSGQIVSRTGRYRIFPVIGTAFTAVGYVVLTFMTIDKPLWFLMIGMFFIGLGIGQLMQTITLASQNSVAPRDMGVATSSATFFRQIGGTLGTAVLLSVLFSILGGNIASATANKTDLTSALNAAMNPAVATASENKGVMKQIWTPIVSPIEKSIQANLDKATTQITSQVPAGPAQTAALQAAATKANASVIDGKLAIDYSNASQRQAVVKEVAPTIIKQINKSSGSSSATSTSDTSDTSYLNGADKRLTRPFLTGFNNSAVTIYWVGLAVILLAFVLSWFFKVPPLRKQSALQEVADGQPATAEVQTQAAIAGVEV